One Aquarana catesbeiana isolate 2022-GZ linkage group LG11, ASM4218655v1, whole genome shotgun sequence genomic window carries:
- the FCSK gene encoding L-fucose kinase: protein MASHTDWTVLVLTCQHKDSVQAFQRELEIRQRRGILPPDTLLLTVEDPQAHVGSGGATLNALLVAAEHLSARAGYTVVSSDVLQGARLLILHTGRDFLFDDCGRGFTVLPLEDPQAPVESVTCNLDSLLNVLRYQLCPGSPPGVWICSTDMTLTLRSVPRIEWNQFWGARVIALPGSPEYARNHGVYLTDGKGTVRDIVYRGCEERIRACLLEDQHVPLVSGIVFLSSETAERFLGTLASSPLDGCTYQGLDSGAEPLEISLFLDVLMSMCEDVTEDRFLGEASGLSDRSKSSRMVLWKELHELPLNMVYIPDGSYEYLSLCAHHHITSLIKAASQGSRGRKMAQSFVTNPDLIEDGSCVMNSLLNGEVTLCRGSAVQNCHLQGPLHVGSGCLLSGIAPEGGARLCGYHLNDVILQAHPIRIQNLSLTVYSLLGTNDQLQCPAEGGSPTYLNLPWDEFFLRTGISERDLWGSEHCSSECSILTAPLFPVLHPSESLGIEDVLWFLRSGTGGTDSESWRQRWRSSWRMSWQQIWQYRDQERSLQARREVFFSQALEKVNRILLAREERSLMPIIRAAVQEGAHQRLLDTLDNVASKTEDAGVAARALACVADLLGCMADGEGGLRSGPAANKAWAPGYLLLEKGDIAQGVRLMAVERQKWLSRPALLLRAARHYEGAEQILIRRAVMSSFQFVSIGEKKLPPQGQWVTAECPARIDMSGGWSDTPPITYEHGGAVVNIAVLVDGQRPIGARARRIPEPHLRLCSTSGPRGLALQTQLTCHSLSDMQDYCQPQAPGALLKAAFICSGTVELTSEKALSEQLSGKYGGGIELQTWSYLPHGSGLGTSSILAGAVMAVLYEVSGRSSDAESLIHAVLHLEQVLTTGGGWQDQVGGLIPGVKIGRSAPALPLQVTVERMELPEGFMEMINKHLLLVYTGKTRLARNLLQDVLRNWYARLPDIMLNVDALVSNAELCARAFRTGAMEQLGHCLSTYWRQKKCMAPGCEPQAVRRIMDTLEPHVYGQSLAGAGGGGFLYVLTKEPEQKNTIQRLLENTQGLERCSVHSVQLDTKMFSVQWETGIPDDR from the exons ATGGCGTCACACACAGACTGGACAGTGCTGGTCCTCACCTGTCAGCATAAGGACAGTGTCCAGGCCTTTCAGAGAG AACTAGAGATCAGACAGCGGCGCGGCATCCTGCCCCCAGATACACTGCTGCTGACAGTGGAAGACCCCCAGGCTCATGTGGGCAGCGGAGGAGCCACTCTGAATGCTCTGCTGGTTGCTGCGGAACACCTGAGTGCTCGTGCCGGGTACACG GTTGTGTCCTCAGACGTCCTGCAGGGGGCACGACTTCTCATCCTGCACACG GGGCGGGACTTCCTGTTTGATGACTGTGGCCGCGGGTTTACCGTTTTGCCCCTGGAGGATCCACAAGCACCAGTAGAATCTGTCACCTGCAACTTGGACAGTCTATTGAATGTACTGAGATATCAG CTGTGTCCTGGATCTCCCCCTGGTGTCTGGATCTGCAGCACGGATATGACGCTGACTCTGCGCTCTGTCCCAA GAATAGAGTGGAACCAGTTTTGGGGTGCACGGGTCATTGCTCTCCCAGGATCTCCAGAATACGCTCGGAATCATGGGGTCTATTTGACAGACGGAAAG GGGACAGTGAGAGACATCGTATACCGAGGGTGTGAGGAGAGGATCCGCGCCTGTCTGCTGGAGGATCAACATGTCCCCCTG GTGTCTGGAATCGTCTTCCTCTCCTCGGAGACAGCGGAACGTTTCCTTGGCACTTTGGCCTCCTCTCCTCTGGACGGATGTACCTACCAAGGACTGGACTCTGGAGCAGAACCCTTGGAG ATTTCCCTGTTCCTGGATGTTTTAATGAGTATGTGTGAGGATGTCACCGAGGATAGGTTTCTGGGCGAAGCATCGGGGCTTAGTGATCGCTCTAAAAGTTCCCGGATGGTGCTATGGAAGGAGCTGCATGAGCTCCCCCTGAACATGG TGTACATCCCGGATGGCAGCTATGAGTACCTGTCCCTCTGCGCTCACCATCATATCACCAGTCTGATAAAAGCCGCTTCACAAGGATCCCGAGGGAGGAAGATGGCACAATCATTTGTCACA AATCCAGATCTGATAGAAGATGGGAGCTGTGTGATGAACAGTCTTCTGAATGGAGAGGTGACTCTGTGTAGGGGTAGTGCAGTACAGAACTGCCATCTGCAG GGTCCTCTTCATGTGGGCAGCGGGTGTCTACTGTCTGGTATTGCCCCCGAGGGAGGAGCAAGGCTATGTGGGTACCATCTAAATGATGTCATCCTCCAGGCACATCCTATCCGTATCCAGAACCTTTCCCTCACCGTGTACAGCCTTCTGGGGACCAACGACCAACTCCAG TGTCCTGCAGAAGGTGGATCACCCACTTACCTCAACCTCCCTTGGGATGAATTTTTCCTCAGGACGGGAATAAG TGAGAGGGACCTTTGGGGTTCAGAACATTGCAGTAGCGAGTGCAGCATATTGACTGCCCCCCTCTTTCCCGTCCTTCACCCCAGCGAGTCTCTGGGTATTGAGGATGTCCTCTGGTTCCTTCGTTCAGGGACTGGTGGCACAGATAGTGAAAGCTGGAGGCAGCGTTGGCGAAGTTCTTGGCGTATGTCCTGGCAACAGATCTGGCAATATCGGGACCAGGAGAGGTCACTGCAGGCCCGCAGGGAAGTGTTTTTCAGCCAGGCCCTGGAAAAGGTAAACAGAATTCTACTGGCCAGGGAGGAGAGAAGTCTGATGCCCATTATACGGGCAGCCGTGCAGGAGGGCGCCCACCAGAGGCTGCTGGACACACTGGACAATG TGGCCTCAAAGACTGAAGATGCCGGAGTCGCTGCACGAGCCCTGGCCTGTGTTGCTGACCTCCTAGGCTGCATGGCCGATGGAGAGGGGGGTCTCAGGAGTGGACCGGCAGCTAACAAAGCTTGGGCTCCTGGATATCTACTGCTGGAGAAGGGAGACATCGCACAGGGTGTGAGACTGATGGCTGTGGAGCGACAGAAATGGCTTAGCAG ACCTGCTCTTCTTCTGCGCGCAGCTCGTCATTATGAAGGGGCGGAGCAAATCTTAATCCGCCGAGCGGTGATGTCATCCTTCCAATTTGTGTCTATCGGCGAGAAGAAGCTCCCGCCCCAGGGACAGTGGGTGACCGCAGAGTGTCCGGCGCGCATTGATATGTCTG GAGGATGGAGTGACACCCCTCCCATCACATATGAACATGGAGGGGCCGTTGTAAATATTGCTGTTCTGGTCGATGGTCAGCGGCCTATAGGTGCTCGGGCGAGGAGGATTCCAGAGCCACATCTGCGTCTCTGCAGTACCAGTGGTCCCCGTGGACTGGCTCTTCAGACGCAGTTGACCTGTCACAGTCTCTCGGATATGCAGGATTACTGCCAGCCGCAGGCTCCAG GGGCATTGCTTAAAGCTGCCTTCATCTGTTCGGGGACTGTGGAGCTGACATCAGAGAAAGCCTTGTCCGAGCAGCTCTCTGGGAAGTATGGTGGAGGTATCGAGTTGCAGACGTGGTCCTATCTGCCGCATGGGTCTGGTTTGG GTACCAGCAGTATCCTGGCTGGAGCAGTGATGGCGGTTCTTTACGAGGTGTCAGGACGCTCATCAGATGCCGAATCTCTAATTCATGCAGTGCTGCATCTGGAACAAGTCCTTACTACAG GTGGAGGCTGGCAGGACCAAGTCGGGGGGCTTATTCCAGGGGTGAAGATTGGACGCTCTGCTCCTGCACTGCCCCTTCAGGTGACTGTGGAACGGATGGAACTGCCAGAGGGGTTTATGGAAATGATAAACAAACACCTGCTGCTGGTTTATACTGGGAAGACAAGACTGGCCCGCAATCTTCTGCAG GATGTTTTGCGAAATTGGTATGCTCGGCTTCCAGATATCATGCTGAACGTGGACGCACTAGTGAGCAACGCTGAGCTGTGTGCCAGAGCTTTCCGTACTG GGGCCATGGAACAGCTGGGTCACTGTCTGTCCACGTACTGGCGGCAGAAGAAGTGCATGGCACCGGGCTGTGAGCCACAGGCTGTACGCAGGATAATGGACACGTTAGAGCCACACGTGTATGGGCAGAGCCTGGCCGGGGCTGGAGGGGGCGGCTTCCTCTATGTACTAACAAAGGAGCCAGAGCAGAAAAACACCATACAGAGACTACTGGAGAACACACAG GGCCTGGAACGCTGCAGTGTGCACTCTGTACAGCTGGATACCAAGATGTTTTCTGTACAGTGGGAGACGGGGATCCCTGATGATCGGTGA